In Drosophila bipectinata strain 14024-0381.07 chromosome 2R, DbipHiC1v2, whole genome shotgun sequence, one genomic interval encodes:
- the LOC108123068 gene encoding uncharacterized protein, translating to MVTVTFCCYFFSLRAGCIMSGLWLITYYCVLAYMMYSEIVDPRYEEGKSWDTWDEDVTADLQGFWVLGIAYLVMDFVSIFLLFGGIMKSITLLSMFLVLQIVPMSVKAFFMLWAIVSGLELESALTYLLPMIFLLYIDLVAYSYLQAVRFKKKILFSSAISIEY from the exons ATGGTGACCGTCACTTTCTGTTGCTATTTCTTTAGCCTTCGGGCTGGATGTATTATGAGCGGCCTTTGGCTGATAACTTATTACTGTGTACTGGCTTATATGATGTATTCTGAAATTGTGGATCCCAGATATGAGGAGGGAAAATCTTGGGATACTTGGGACGAGGATGTTACCGCTGACTTGCAGGGATTTTGGGTGCTTGGAATTGCCTATCTGGTGATGgattttgtttctatatttttgttatttggtGGAATTATG AAATCCATCACTCTCTTGAGTATGTTTTTGGTGCTGCAGATAGTTCCCATGTCGGTGAAGGCCTTCTTTATGCTGTGGGCCATTGTCTCCGGCCTTGAACTTGAATCTGCACTTACCTATCTTTTACCAATGA tttttctTCTTTATATCGATCTGGTTGCATATTCCTATCTGCAAGCTGTTAGGTTTAagaagaaaatattattttcctcTGCCATTTCCATTGAGTATTAG